Part of the Sphingobium sp. TKS genome is shown below.
GAATTCGTCGACGGTCAGCGGGATCGCGTGCTGCTTGGTGAGGAAGGGCGCCGAATCGACGGAGCGGCTGCGATAGGCGGCATGATCGACGCTGCTCAGCGGAATAAGGTCGTTGTAGAAGACGGGAAGGCCGTTCGCGGGCGCGCTTGCCATGATGTGCTAGTCCATTTCTAACAAAAAAGCGGCGCATTTTCCCTTGCGCCGCGGGCCTGATACTGGGCCGAGGGAGATAAAGCCCTCGAGCGCGGGAGGCAATCGCTTTGTCGACGCCCGGTGCTTCAGGCGGGCCTGCCTTCAGCCTTCTTCCGGGCGGGGGATGAGCTTGTCCGGATTCATGATGCCCTGAGGATCGAAGGCGGTCTTGATCGCGCGCAGGGCATGCAGCCGCGCGGGGCTGGCAAGGCGACCCAGTTCGGCGCGCTTCATCTGGCCGATGCCATGTTCGGCGGAGATCGATCCGCCCGCCGCGACCACCGCGTCGTGGACGAAGGCGTTGATCGTTTGTCCCTCCGCCGCGATCCAGGCCGGGCCGTCGCTCGTCCCCTTGGGTGCGCGGACGTGGAAATGGACGTTGCCGTCGCCCAGATGGCCAAAAGATGAGGCGGTGGTGCCGGGGAAGGTTCTTTCCGCCGCTGCCGCCGCGTCGACCATGAAGGCGGGCATGCGGGCGACCGGGACGCTAATGTCATATTGCAGCGCCGGTCCCTGGGCGCGTTCGGATTCGGAAAGCGATTCGCGGATGCGCCAGAAGGCTTCGGCCTGCGCTTCGTTGGCGGCGATGGCGGCGTCGACGGCGATGCCTTGCTCCAGCGCTTCGGCCAGCGCGCTTTCGAGCCGTTCGGCGGGGCCGGGTTCGCGCAGGTCGCCATGGTCGACTTCGATCAGCACATGCCAGGGCGTGCGCGTCTCGATCGGGCAGCGGGTGCCGGGAATATGCGAGAGGACATGGCCTAGGCCATCATCCGCGATCACCTCGAAACCCTCGACGCTGTCACCGAGACGCGCTTCGCAGAGGCGGAGCAGGGCGAGCGCGTCTGTGGGCGAGGGGACTCCGACCCAGCCGACCGCGCGGGCGGCGATGGCCGGAACCAGGCGCAGCGAGGCGGCAGTGATGACGCCCAGCGTGCCTTCGGCGCCGATCAGCAATTGCTTGATATCATAGCCGCGATTGTCCTTCTTGAGGGCGTCCAGCCCATGGAAGATGCTGCCATCGGGCAAGACGGCCTCGATCCCTTCGACCAGCGCGCGCATCGTGCCATGGCGTAGCACCTGCGTGCCGCCCGCGTTGGTGGAGATGAGGCCGCCGATCGTGGCGGAACCCTTGGCGCCCAGACTCAAGGGGAAGCGGCGGTCCACGGCGGTTGCGGCATCGTGGAGGTTGGAGAGGATCAAGCCCGCTTCGCACACGGCCAGATTATCGTCAGGCGACAGGCTGCGGATGCGGTTCATGCGGCGGAGCGACAGGATCAGCGCGGAACCGTCCGCAGGCGGCGTGGCGCCGCCGACCATGGAGGTGTTGCCGCCCTGCGGCACCAGCGGTATGCCAAGGTCCGCGGCCAGTTTGACGGCGGCGGCGACCTGCTCGGTCGTATCCGGCTGAAGGATCGCCATGGCCGCGCCATGATAGCGCCCGCGCCAGTCGCTGACCCAGGGGGCGATGTCGTCCGCATCGGTCACGACGCGCTTTTCCCCCAACAGGGCGGTGAAGCGGGCGATAACATCTTGTCCTATCATGGGACTGTCCTATGCCTTGGAATTCATCGACGGTTCAACCTTTGGTCCATAGCGTCTGCGTCCCAAAAGGGGTTCGACTTGTTTCATTCCGTCCTGCTGCTGTTGACCGTGCCAGCCGCCGAGCCCGTGCAGTGGGCGCAGTTGACGATCGAGCAGCGCATCATCATTCGCGTGCCGATGGCGAAAAAGGGCCGTGCCCCGGCGCGCCCGGTGCCCGACGCGCGCAATGACTGGAAGGAGAAGAAGGGGCCGCGTTGCATCGCCCTGCGCTCGATTCGGTCGGCAAGCATCCTGATGGACAATGCCATAGATTTGTTGCTGGCGGATAATCACCGCTATCGCGCCAGGCTGGAACGCGGGTGCAACAGCATGGGCTTTTATTCCGGCTTCTATGTCGAGCCCGATGAGGATGGGTCGCTCTGTTCGGGGCGGGACGAGTTGCAGGCGCGTAGCGGCGTCAGTTGCGGGATCGACAGTTTTCGGCGGCTGGAACAGGCCGAACCTGACGAATAAGGGCATCATTTTCGCGATTTTCTTGACAAGAGAGCGATATTTCCGCAAGGCGCGCGCGATTTCCTCTGCGTGTTTTCGCGCGGTGGATAGCCTCCTGTCCCGGACATTTGAATGACTTTTGCCGATCTCGGCCTTTCCGACGAATTATTGAAGGCCGTAAGCGAGGCCGGATATGACACGCCCACGCCGATCCAGGCGCAGGCGATCCCGCCCGTTCTGATGATGAAGGACATTATCGGCATCGCCCAGACGGGGACTGGCAAGACCGCCAGCTTCGTGTTGCCGATGATCGACATATTGGCGCATGGCCGCGCCCGCGCGCTGATGCCGCGATCGTTGATCCTGGAACCGACGCGCGAACTCGCCGCCCAGGTGGCAGAGAATTTCGAGAAATACGGGAAGTATCACAAGCTCAACATGGCGCTGCTGATCGGCGGCGTGCAGATGGGCGATCAGCTCAAAGCCTTGGAAAAGGGCGTGGACGTGCTGATCGCGACGCCAGGGCGCCTGATGGACCTGTTCCAGCGCGGCAAGATCCTGCTCAACGGTTGCAGCATGCTGGTGATCGACGAAGCGGACCGCATGCTCGACATGGGCTTCATCCCGGACATCGAGGAAATCTGCACCAAGCTGCCCGCCCAGCGGCAGACTTTGCTGTTTTCCGCGACCATGCCGGCGCCGATCAAGAAGCTGGCGGATCGGTTCCTGAGCAATCCCAAGTCGATTGAGGTGGCGCGGCCCGCGACGGCCTCGATCAACATCACCCAGCGGCTGGTGAAGGTCGATTCGCGCAAGAAGCGGGAAGCGCTGCGGGCGATGCTGGAAGCGGAGGATGTGCTGAGCGCGGTGATCTTCTGCAACCGCAAGACGACGGTGCGGGATCTTAACAAGAGCCTCCAGCGCCATGGCTTCAAGTCGGGCGAGATTCACGGCGATATTGACCAGTCGGCGCGCATCGCGGAGCTGGAACGGTTCCGGGCGGGGACGGTGAATATCCTCGTGGCGTCGGACGTGGCGGCGCGTGGGCTGGACATCAAGGGCGTGAGCCATGTGTTCAACTTCGATGCGCCCTGGCATCCGGACGATTATGTCCACCGCATCGGCCGTACCGGCCGGGCAGGGGCGAAGGGGGTCGCCTATACCTTCGTGACGGCGGACGATGCCGAGGCGATCGACAATATCCAGAAGCTGATCAAGCAGAAGATCGAGATGATCGATGCGCCGGCGGCTGCGGCTCCGGCTGAACGCAGCGCCGATGAACCGCGCAAGGCGGACAGGGATCGGCGGAAGGATCGCAAGTCCGACAAGCGCCGTGACGACCATCGCTCTGAAGAGCCTCGTGTGGCGCGCCCCGAAGGCAATGGCGCCCGTCCGCGTCGGCCCGAGCCGGTGGATAACGGTCCGGACGAGGGCTGGAACGGGCCGGTTCCGGAGTTTTTGTCGGTCGGCTTTGGAATTTAGAGCGCGCTGCGTTAAAC
Proteins encoded:
- a CDS encoding FAD-binding oxidoreductase, producing MIGQDVIARFTALLGEKRVVTDADDIAPWVSDWRGRYHGAAMAILQPDTTEQVAAAVKLAADLGIPLVPQGGNTSMVGGATPPADGSALILSLRRMNRIRSLSPDDNLAVCEAGLILSNLHDAATAVDRRFPLSLGAKGSATIGGLISTNAGGTQVLRHGTMRALVEGIEAVLPDGSIFHGLDALKKDNRGYDIKQLLIGAEGTLGVITAASLRLVPAIAARAVGWVGVPSPTDALALLRLCEARLGDSVEGFEVIADDGLGHVLSHIPGTRCPIETRTPWHVLIEVDHGDLREPGPAERLESALAEALEQGIAVDAAIAANEAQAEAFWRIRESLSESERAQGPALQYDISVPVARMPAFMVDAAAAAERTFPGTTASSFGHLGDGNVHFHVRAPKGTSDGPAWIAAEGQTINAFVHDAVVAAGGSISAEHGIGQMKRAELGRLASPARLHALRAIKTAFDPQGIMNPDKLIPRPEEG
- a CDS encoding DEAD/DEAH box helicase, whose protein sequence is MTFADLGLSDELLKAVSEAGYDTPTPIQAQAIPPVLMMKDIIGIAQTGTGKTASFVLPMIDILAHGRARALMPRSLILEPTRELAAQVAENFEKYGKYHKLNMALLIGGVQMGDQLKALEKGVDVLIATPGRLMDLFQRGKILLNGCSMLVIDEADRMLDMGFIPDIEEICTKLPAQRQTLLFSATMPAPIKKLADRFLSNPKSIEVARPATASINITQRLVKVDSRKKREALRAMLEAEDVLSAVIFCNRKTTVRDLNKSLQRHGFKSGEIHGDIDQSARIAELERFRAGTVNILVASDVAARGLDIKGVSHVFNFDAPWHPDDYVHRIGRTGRAGAKGVAYTFVTADDAEAIDNIQKLIKQKIEMIDAPAAAAPAERSADEPRKADRDRRKDRKSDKRRDDHRSEEPRVARPEGNGARPRRPEPVDNGPDEGWNGPVPEFLSVGFGI